The stretch of DNA TATTAATTTTGAAGAGGTTGTTCATATTAATAGCTTAGCTTTAGGAATATTAAGAGGAAAATTAAAATCAGCTAGAGAAGCTGGTGGAGATATAAAATTGGCAAAATTAAATGAACATATAAAATCAATATTTGAAATGATAGGATTAGATGAATTATTTGAGATATATGAAACAGAAAAGGAAGCATTAGAAAATTTTAATAAATAATAAATTATTATAGAAAGGATTGAATATGAATTATATATTAGGAGTAGGATTAGGAATAATCGGACTTAGTATAATTTTTGCTTTATTATACAAAAAGTCTGTTATAGATAAAAAGATAGAAGAATTAAAAAATATGGAAGATGAACAATTAAAAGGGCAAATTAAAGCTAAAGAAATAATAAAAAATGCTGAATCAGAAGCATTAATAGTAAAGAAAGATATAGAATTAAAGGCTAAAGAAATAGCTTATCAAATAAAAGAGGAAGCTGAGAAAGAAATAAAAGCTTCTAAAAATGAAATATTACAAAAAGAATTAAGAATAACAAGAAAAGAAGAAAATATTGATAATAAATTAGAAAAAATAGAACAAAAAACATTAGAACTTGAAAAGCAAGAAGAAGTTTTAGAAGAAAAATTACAAGAAATAGAGAATTTAAAATTAAAAGAAGAAGAAGAACTTGAAAAAATATCAGGACTTTCTAAAAATGAGGCTAAAGAACTTCTTATTTCTAAATTAAAAGATAGTTTAACACATGAAACAGCAATGGTTATAAAAGATTATGAAGCTAGATTAGAAGAGACAAAAGAAGATATGGCTAAGAGAATAATTTCAACAGCAATAGGAAAAGCTGCTTCTGAATATGTTGTCGACTCAACAGTGTCAGTTGTAAATCTTCCAAATGACGAAATGAAAGGAAGAATTATTGGAAGAGAGGGAAGAAATATACGGACTATAGAATCTTTAACAGGAGTAGATGTAATTATAGATGATACTCCAGAAGCCGTAGTTCTTTCAAGTTATGATGGAGTTAAAAGAGAAGTAGCAAGAAGAGCTATTGATAAATTAATTTCTGATGGAAGAATACATCCAGGAAAAATAGAAGAATTAGTTAATAAAGCAAGAAAAGAAATAGAAAAAGATATTATAGATACTGGAGAACAAGCTATCTTAGAAGTTGGAGTACAAGGACTTCATCCAGAAATTGTAAAAACTTTAGGAAAATTAAAATATAGAACAAGTTATGGACAAAATGTGTTAGTGCATTCAATAGAAGTTGCAAAACTTTGTGGAGTATTAGCTGCTGAATTAGGATGTAATGTAAAATTAGCTAAAAGAGCTGGGCTTTTACATGATATAGGAAAAGTTTTAGACCATGAAACTGAATCTTCTCATGCAATAATTGGAGGAGAATTTTTAAGAAAATTTGGAGAAAAAGAGGAAGTTATCAATGCTGTAATGGCTCATCATAATGAAGTTGAAAAGAAAACGGTTGAAGCTGTATTGGTTCAGGCAGCAGATGCTGTATCTGCTTCTAGACCTGGTTCGAGAAGAGAAACTTTATCTGCTTACTTAAAGAGATTAGCTTCTCTAGAAGAAATAGCAAACTCATTTAAAGGAGTTGAATCTTCTTATGCTATTCAAGCTGGAAGAGAAATGAGAATAATTGTAAATCCTGAGACAATTTCGGATGATGAAGCTATAATTATGGCTAGAGAAATGGCTAAAAAAATTGAGGATACAATGCAATATCCAGGTCAAATAAAAGTTACTATTTTAAGAGAAACAAGAGCTACAGAATATGCAAGATAAATAAAAATTAATTTTAAATAGCTGAGTTAAAATAAAATTT from Fusobacterium perfoetens ATCC 29250 encodes:
- a CDS encoding STAS domain-containing protein; its protein translation is MNTEFSIVEKREGEVIIYSITGELDALVAPQLKDKISHEIEEGEKNFIINFEEVVHINSLALGILRGKLKSAREAGGDIKLAKLNEHIKSIFEMIGLDELFEIYETEKEALENFNK
- the rny gene encoding ribonuclease Y → MNYILGVGLGIIGLSIIFALLYKKSVIDKKIEELKNMEDEQLKGQIKAKEIIKNAESEALIVKKDIELKAKEIAYQIKEEAEKEIKASKNEILQKELRITRKEENIDNKLEKIEQKTLELEKQEEVLEEKLQEIENLKLKEEEELEKISGLSKNEAKELLISKLKDSLTHETAMVIKDYEARLEETKEDMAKRIISTAIGKAASEYVVDSTVSVVNLPNDEMKGRIIGREGRNIRTIESLTGVDVIIDDTPEAVVLSSYDGVKREVARRAIDKLISDGRIHPGKIEELVNKARKEIEKDIIDTGEQAILEVGVQGLHPEIVKTLGKLKYRTSYGQNVLVHSIEVAKLCGVLAAELGCNVKLAKRAGLLHDIGKVLDHETESSHAIIGGEFLRKFGEKEEVINAVMAHHNEVEKKTVEAVLVQAADAVSASRPGSRRETLSAYLKRLASLEEIANSFKGVESSYAIQAGREMRIIVNPETISDDEAIIMAREMAKKIEDTMQYPGQIKVTILRETRATEYAR